The DNA region CGAAACAAAGTTCTTGGAGAGCATCAAAGCAACTTCAACTTGTGCATTCTGATTTGTGTGGGCCTATCAAACCTGCTTCCAACAGTGGCAAAAGGTATATCATAagttttattgatgatttttcacgTAAAACTTGGGTTTATTTTTTACATGAAAAATTAGAAGCCTTTAGTGCATTCAAGAATTTCAAAGCATTTATTGAAAAAGAGGTTGGTGCATATATAACTTGTTTGAGAACAGATAGAGGAGGTGAGTTTAACTCAaatgaatttggagaattttgtAAAGCTTATGGTATAAGCAGGAAGTTGACAGCAGCATACACTCCACAACAGAACGGAGTTGTCGAACGAAAGAACAAAACAATCATGAATGCAGTACGCTCAATATTAGCTGATAAGAAAGTTCCAAAAGTGTTTTGGCCAGAAGCTGTAAATTGGTGTGTTCATGTTCAAAATAGGAGCCTGACCGCAGCGGTAAAAGAGAAAACTCCAGAGGAAGCATGGAGTGGAGTGAAGCCAACAGCAACTTATTTCCGGGTTTTCGGTTGCATAGCACATGCTCATATTCCAGACCAAAAGAGGAGCAAGTTAGATGCCAAAAGCAAGAAGTGTGTGTTCTTGGGGGTTAGCAATGAATCCAAGGCCTATAGATTATATGATCCAACCACTAAGAAGATCATCATCAACAACGATGTTCAATTTGAAGAAGAAGAGAGCTGGGATTGGGGAAGAACTGAAGAAGAACTGATTTTGGATGTGCTAGAAGATGATAATGAAAGTGAAAAAGAGCATGTCGGCGAGGATAATATTGAGGAGGTCAGAAATACTCCTTCCGGTTATTCATCACAAAATGAAGTAAACATTCAAGAAGTTGCAGCTGAAGGGAGGGTTGAAAGAGTCAGAACAAAACCAGTATGGATGGCGGACTATGAAACAGGAGAAGGTCTCTCAGAAGAAGAAGATATGCATGCAATGATGATGGTAATAGATAATGATCCATTTTCATTTGTAGAGGCAGTCAGAAGTGAGAAGTGGAAAGAGGCTATGGAAGCAGAAATAGAAGCTATAGAGAAGAACCAAACATGGGAATTGATGGATTTGCCTAAGGATGCCAAGCCTATTGGAGTTAGGTGGGTCTTTAAGACCAAACTTAATGAAAATGGGGATGTCGAGAAACATAAAGCGAGATTGGTAGCTAAGGGTTATGCACAACGGTATGGAGTTAATTACACTGAAGTATTTGCACCAGTAGCAAGGCTCGATACCATTCGAAAAATACTTGCAGTAGCAACACAGTCTGGCTGGGAGGTTTTTCAGCTTGACGTAAAAAGTGCTTTCCTTCACggtgaactcaaggaggaagtaTTTGTTCAACAACCTAAAGGGTTTGTTAAGAAAGGAGAAGAAAGGAAGTTTTACAAGCTAAAAAAGGCTTTATATGGCCTTAAGCAAGCACCAAGGGTGTGGTACAACAAAATTGAGTCTTACTTTCTGCGTGAAGGCTTCGAGAAATGTTCCAGTGAGCATACTTTGTTCACCAAGTCAAAAGGAGGTAAAATTTTAATAATTAGCCTTTATGTAGATGATTTAATTTTTACTGGAAGTGATGTGAGCATGTGTATGGAATTTAAAAGGTCAATGATGATAGAGTTTGATATGTCCGATTTAGGAAGAATGAGGCACTTTCTTAGAATGGAAGTGCTGCAAAATTCTGATGGTATTTTTATTTGTCAAAGAAGATATGCACGAGAAGTGTTAGCAAGATTTGAGATGGAAAACAGCAATAGTGTGAAAAATCCAATTGTACCAGGAACAAAGTTGTCAAAAGATGAAGGAGGAACTAAAGTTGATGCAACATTGTTCAAACAAATGGTTTGGAGTCTCATGTATTTAACTATAAATTGTCCTGACTTAATGTATGGTGTAAGTCTCATAAGCAGGTATATGTCTAGACCAACCATGTCACATTGGTTGGCAGCCAAAAGAATTTTGAGGTATTTAAAAGGGACAACTGAGCTAGGCATTCTCTACACAAAGAATGAAGGTTTTTCAAAACTCTTGGCATTCACAGATAGTGGCTATGCGGGTGATCTTGATGATAGAAGAAGTACATCTGGATATGTGTTCATGATAGGATCTGGAGTTGTATCCTGGTCATCTAAAAAACAGCCTGTGGTGACTTTATCAACTACCGAGACCGAATATATCGCAGCAGCTCTATGTGCTTGTCAGTGTATATGGCTAAAGAGAATCTTGAGAAAGATTGGAGTGGAGCAGATTGAAGGAACTATAATTCAATGTGACAGCAGCTCTGCCATTCAGTTACCTAAGAATCCAGTTTTTCACGGAAAAAGTAAGCATATTCATGTGCGATTTCATTTTTTAAGAGATTTAGTAAATGAAGGTGTTGTAAAATTAAAGTACTGCAACTCTCAGGAGCAAGTAGCAGACTTGATGACAAAATCACTCAAACTTGAGCAGTTTGAAAAACTTCGTGGTATGCTTGGAATGGTTAGTGCGTCAGAGTTAAACTAAAATACATGTGTTTTAGTTTAAGGGAGGGAATGTTAGGTGGACATTATTATTGTCTTAATCTACTGTTTTATTAGTCTTAGTCTGTTTGAATAAGACCTATTTTTTAGGAGAAATAGGGTTTGTTATTTGTGTTCCTACTCTATAGGCATGTAAAGAGTAGAGTTGGTTATTTCTTTTTACTTGTAAGATGGCTATATATTAACTGCTGATTAATCGAATAAATATACATTCCTCCACTCACTTTTGAAGTTTTGTTTAATTCTGATTTCCAACATACATGATTTAATAATTACCAATGACAATGATGTTTTATGTTAGTCGTCCATAGAATGGATTGATATTTATTTGATTACTGTGTACTCTTGGTGTTTCTGCTTTTCCTAACAAGTAACAGCATCGTATTGCATTTTACTTCCTTCGTGACTAAAAGGAGTAAACAAGTACAATATATGCAATAGTAGTAATAAAATATTCAAAGGACCGTGATGGGCACGCGTTCATGAATTTTATATTCTAGATATTTTCCTAAATGCATCGTATTGCATTTTACATCCTAGATATTTTCCTAAAACCAAATAgaaattcaaaataaataaataaaataatcCATTGAAATATGCAAACCGCGTCTTCAGTCATCATTCACAAGATTTTATAAATTTCAGTTTTGACTTCTTCTATAACTTTGACTTCAAGTCTTTCAGTCTGGTAATTCATTCATTATCAAGCACATAGAAACTCTCTCATAAAACTTGGCTTTATATAATAATTCAATATCATGCACACAAAAAACTTCTCCTTAAAGATTGCTATATAAAATACGAATTCTAGTATTACGTACGTTTTAATTactcttttaaaaaaaaaaaaagtgtcattttaatataaaaaaattatcCTATGACAAATGTGGTTTTATCTTTTTAATACAAcattaattaatttatttaaactttaattttatttaatatattatagACTATTTTTAAATCATTAAATCTTACTATTTATTTATAGAAATTTataataatcaataataaatagaaatagttttataaaattgttatttttaattattaattttttacttttttttaacCTATGTGAAATAATataaatgatttttattttaaaatggACGAAGTAATAAAGAAAGCAAAATAATCTACTTTACAAAAATGTTTTATTGGGTATATTTGTACTGAATTAGGAATTGAATAACTTATATTTAATGGCATAATGCTTTATTTTGTTTACACCATTAATCATTTTAGTAAGATCCATTACAAAAAGTGCATGTTTATTATTTTTAGAATGAAATAATTCTTTATTTTATAAAGTAGTTGTGTGGGTCACTAGACAAATAATCAAAAAGACAATAATAAgataattattattttttaaaataatttaataattaGAATTTATTATTTTAAAGATACTATGTAGGTTCAAATATGTGACTCTCATATTTCTAGAAAGTTATTAACTGAACTGACATAATATGATTATATTTAATggaaaataaaattatttttatatcTTAAATTTAAATGAATACTAGCGCTCTCTCAAATGTAAGAAATAAGAAGTAGAGATAAGATGTGTCTAAACAATCATTTTTTAAAAAGTCAGTATATAATACTCTTAAATTTAGATATTGATACTTTTATCCAATCAAATTCTACTATTTAATATCAAATTActtttttaaattattttattttaaaataaattaaaattttaaattaattttcaTCAAAGCTATTGATACCCCAATCAAAACTTTTGGTTACCAAAAAGTTTACCTTAAAAAAATCAGCAAAAGAACATACACACCAAAGGTCACATAGAGTTACTATCACTTTGTTAGTTGCCACTTGATAATAGGTTCCTTTCACACTTACAAATTGTCTCTCTAACTTTTTTcttctaattaattaattaattaatcacAAAAACTCGTTTGACTGATTCTTCACAGAGAAAAAATCAATAGCTATAAATATATGCAACTATCATCTCATTCAAATTCATTATTACACCCAAACTAAACCATGTCAAAACTCTCTCAAACCTTGTTTACATTATCCATCATTCTCATAATAATATCATGTTATGCCGATAGCTCCAACAcaacatcaccatcatcatcactATGTCCTATTTctctttgtggcaatattttcaTTCGCTACCCTTTTTGGATTAAGTCCCAGACAATCAACACTAGAGATCAATTTTGTGGTTATCCTGATTTTGGTCTTGAATGCTCCAAAAACAACAAAACCATAATCAATCTTCCAAGTGACACATATTATGTTACCGATATAAACTATGATAATAGTTCAATCACCCTTGTTGACATAGATATATTGGATCAAAAATGTCCAAGGGTAAGAAAAAACGTTACACTTTCTAACCTTCCTTTGTCTTTTAGCAAACTAGATTTGAATCTTAGTTTCTACTTCAATTGTAGCTCTTATCCTCCATATTTAGACCCTATAGGGTGCTTTAGAGTTAGTAATGATGAAAAGTTGAGGTCTTATGTTTTTGTGGATGGTGATGAAGGTGAAATTGGTTATGATAATTGGAAATGTGAGGATCATGTTGTGGTGAGTGTTAAGGTTGATGAGGTAAGTGATTTTGTTGGTAGTGTTGGTGGTTTGATTAATGGGTTTGGTTCAGCTATTAAAAGGGTTTGTACTTGATTGGAGAAAAGGGTTTGAGGATTGTGCTAAGTGTGAGAACTCTGGTGGATATTGTGGATATGGTCAAGAGAGTAAGAACTTTACATGCATATGTGGAAATGGTAGTGTTGTTGCTAAGAGTTGCAAAAAAGGTACATTTCTTTGCTTTTAACCTGTTTAGTTGTTCAATTAGAATTGTTTTGGCtcaatttttttatcattataTGTTGGCATGATTAAATCACATGTATATATTGTTACATATGTACCGTTCATAGTTATATTCTTTTGGTTTTTGATTTTAGTTTATAATATAATTGTAGTTCTAGTGACAAAATTTTATATTGAAGTTTGAAAATAGTGCCTTTCTTAGtcaaaatttaaattaaaaagaaaaaaaataaattGCATGGAAAGAGAGTGGAAATTTCGTGGGTGACTTTTGAGTTGACTCTATGGCGGACTGAGAACATAATTAAATTCAAACATAATGAACTGAATTGCCTTAAAACATAAcctcctcctcttcctcctcTTGTTCTTTTCTTATTCGTTCTCAACATAATGGATAATCATATCAATATTCCTATGatcatctctttcttcttcttcttgttaTTAATAATAACCACTTTTTTCCCACAACTATCCCACTCTCTACCACAACAACTACCTCAAACCTTAAACAGTTATTCAATTTGTAAGCAACAGTCTTACAACTGCGGAAATATCACCAACATCTTTTATCCATTTTGGGGACAAGATAGCTCTACTTACTGTGGTGCCGGAAGCCCGTTTTACCTAAACTGCCACGAAAACCTTACTACTACCATTCTGTTATTCTCACAAAATTTCACAGTACTTGACATCAACACTAAGAAACATACAATCAAACTCAAGAGAACAGACCTATCTCAAAATCTCTGTTCTCCTCAATTTGATGATATTGTTTTGTCTTCTTCACCTCTGTTTCACTATCTCCCACACGTCAAAAccatcaacatatacttcaattGTCCTTCCAATTTCTCTCAATTTTTACATATAGAATCTATTTGTggatctcagaatcaagtatttgaTTCTGTTGCTTATGATGAGAGGCTGTTCAGGGATTGCGAGAATTATATTCAAGTGCCTGTAGGAGAAGATTTTTCCATGGAGAAAAATCATTTAAACCGTGATGAACTTGTAAGTGGCTTGGATAAGGGGTTTGAGGTGAATTATACTGTTAGTGAGGAATGTTTACAGTGTTTGGGAAATCAAGAAGGTGATTGTAGATTGAAAAACATTGATGATTTTGAGTCCTCTTGCTATTATTGCCCAGATGGATCCCATGCTTCTTCAACCCACTGTTCTTATCATCACAGTAGTATGTTTTCTATCCCTTTATCTCACATATAAATAAATGTGACTCATGTAGGAATCTCTTACTTTTTAGTTTAGTAATAGTATCTCACTAGAAAAAATATATAATTAGTGTATGCATGGTTGATTGAAAATTTGGCTATTTGTTTAGTGGAACAGGTCAATGAATTGGTTCAAGCTTATCTACATATACATTAAATTAAGATTACAATTTTTATCATAGGACTCCTAGGTTAAGATTTTCTGCTTTCTTCTTTTTTCCATAACAAATTACTTTCACAAATTTAAGTCATCTCATCCACTCATTTTCTTCTTGGAAAAGACTAATAACAAGTTTGAATTCATAAATCTTGGTATTACTATTCAAATAGCTTCTAGTCAACACCGTGTAAAATTTTCTCCTTGGAAaaggctaaacccactaggaagcaacgcatccccagcagagtcgtcacttttttgtagtggggtattcgttacctttagatttattgactaaatcaaaagtaagcatacaattcgagtcgtcaccacacttctatttatccaaaggaaaagtttgaaagcaaacaaaaaccaagtaagaagttttatcaaatcaaaaactaataaaaatgtcagagatctgggtaagggggttggttatgaaatgagaAGTTTTAAGCATctaaaacatccttagtactctaagggaaccctttttgcaaatgtgtgttgtaggttggtatttgtgaaaatatttgtgcaaacaagattgaggagatgagaaaagaatatacatattatttacaaatttgttgtttgaatggataaatccactgcctacgtaccatcacaaatgtaggatcaaaatctcgtagttcggggtaaaaatctaaaaagattggtgaattgatttggtcaaaagccttaaggtcttttgttatcaaagggagaaaactcaacctaaaccaacaatccaccatgtgaggagagcttcaacatactagtgagggatccaccctataataagtatggaagacttatagtccaatcactaaggataatgtgaggtttacatcaaccactatgataactcaaacctatggctaaggtttatgaaaaaagttttaacaaaggtggccattggaaccacaaaaacaacttgaagtgagttgtatttacaagttagaagtattttcaaaatgaagtcaaagttgacttaaggttcattcaaaatgagtattaatgaaaagagtttgaaaaatcaaaggcatatgacctaagtttctagttttgaaaacaatgtcaaagtttgcacaaaaatgagtttggcttgggttagagtggagagaagaaaagaagggctaatcctaaatatgcaaagatgagagaagagataaaacccttggagttcccttcttgaaatcctagagatgattcaagatgctcctttcctttggacttagcaagcaaacaagcaatcaaaacaaatatacattcaagctcctaggatctccatttaacttgtctctcttaacttggctattcatgacaatgatccttcttactatctcaagatggaatccctatcacacaagaacaaacaatcaaaaagttcacaacacaataagtggaattgacaaagaatgagtttagattaggggtcctttgaagtcaacttttaagatttagcattctaaaggcatgaggcctagttgctcttcaacaagtttagcattctaaaggcatgaggcctagttgctcttgaactcctttaagcataggtaaggtcctaattctaagtcttttctcttttttgcattgggttcacacaaacaaagacaaaacaaacacaaaataacaatatatttatatacaataatgagctcaagtgagcaaaaggaaaatgacataaacataaaatatgagctcaagtgagcaaagggaaaaacaatatgaataaatgagcaagaaagtaaattgcattaaagtaaattgcaagaaattaaatgcttgaatttaaagttagtagttaatggttatgttagtgtgtcataaaataatttagcactatgttaagcaatcgtaagtggactaatgtagtactcacacctatctgaggtcggtcaataaaattataggcaaataaacataagttagagatcatgactagtaagtcaagctcctacaacttgccataccaaaagaaaagaaggaaaatcttgtatggatttcaggtttttttcttgaccaagaagcaacctatcttggacataaagcaactcacttgatctttgatcaagttgagtttgatttggattaaagaagtttaagcctctcatatgtcaagactaaccacaaatcattaactcattggccaaaataaaaagaagaagatgaagatgaaatgaaatggaaagaaCATAAGGAGAATTCAAAAGACATGTACAATTGGTCAAAATAGAAATAAATCAccatcaaccaatgtaaaacagaagagaaatgaagtttagaagtcaacaaagccaaacatattttttggtacttttgaaattaaaataaatgcaaaattaaaatggacaaaatatagtcaaacttcaaattcaattcaaatcaacttggataagtccaattgaatcatcataagtctaacatggtcaaacaaggtttgataaattttctcaataattttttaaaacagaaactattcaaaatcaattaaaaataataaaatataacacaaatgaattaaaatctcaaataaatctcaaatcaattaagaaattgatgagaatatttttcatagacttatcatgatccatatgtgttaagaaaaatatttttggaagttttggatataaaaaagtaattaaaatgaattaaaaactattaaaaacaaaataattcataaaaaatattaaatgaagtcacaaaaataattaaaaatcagattatgaaactagatttttcaagaatttttttgccattggtctcatatttttatgacttcaaataaaatagttatgaatttttgaaaataaaagaaattaaaacagaaattataAAATGCTAAAAATCCAGGAGCGCTAGATCTgcttcattaaatgacgtggacaCATCAAGCGTTCCAgaagcgcgcttccaccatagTCATTAGTCAAACGCGTGACACAATGGATTAAAATAAGTCCAACATATGCACGGCCACACTTAGAACAAATAAGAGAGATCCAAAGGCTCAGGTGGttccacgtggggatggtggtggaaaccaccatcttctccggtggaccaaccaacttcggccaccagttgtaggtttttgaacctcaaccaaaatgcacgagccaaGTACCAAAATggagctggggtgatgtacatcacctctgtaaccttggattgtcctcaagATTTCTATGtaatgagaaatctgagcttgaaaa from Lathyrus oleraceus cultivar Zhongwan6 chromosome 1, CAAS_Psat_ZW6_1.0, whole genome shotgun sequence includes:
- the LOC127091338 gene encoding LEAF RUST 10 DISEASE-RESISTANCE LOCUS RECEPTOR-LIKE PROTEIN KINASE-like 1.2, with product MSKLSQTLFTLSIILIIISCYADSSNTTSPSSSLCPISLCGNIFIRYPFWIKSQTINTRDQFCGYPDFGLECSKNNKTIINLPSDTYYVTDINYDNSSITLVDIDILDQKCPRVRKNVTLSNLPLSFSKLDLNLSFYFNCSSYPPYLDPIGCFRVSNDEKLRSYVFVDGDEGEIGYDNWKCEDHVVVSVKVDELLKGFVLDWRKGFEDCAKCENSGGYCGYGQESKNFTCICGNGSVVAKSCKKVYNIIVVLVTKFYIEV